Proteins encoded by one window of Glycine soja cultivar W05 chromosome 15, ASM419377v2, whole genome shotgun sequence:
- the LOC114387128 gene encoding monoacylglycerol lipase ABHD6-like, producing the protein MLPKLSKCISFTASRDWLYRHLFASAGLRSVATDLGEGTTMHCWVPKMHKPCKPSLVLVHGFGANAMWQYGEHIRHFMGHFNVYVPDLVFFGESFTSRPERSESFQAECVVKMMEAHGVHKMSLVGISYGGFVGYRVAAHFPEVVEKIVLCCAGVCLEEVDMENGLFRVSNLDEASSILLPQTPDKLRELMKLSFVRPARGVPTWFLQDFIQVMCTDYIEQKRELLEAILKGRHLSDLPKIQQPTLILWGEQDQIFPLELGHRLKRHIGGNAQMAVIKNAGHAVNLEKAKEFGMHLKAFLIDSNTTKSCPTSQFSAGGNIHF; encoded by the exons ATGTTGCCCAAACTCTCAAAATGCATCAGCTTCACCGCTTCGCGGGACTGGTTGTACCGTCATTTGTTCGCCTCCGCGGGGCTCCGGTCGGTGGCCACCGACCTCGGCGAAGGAACCACCATGCATTGCTGGGTACCCAAAATGCACAAGCCATGCAAGCCAAGTCTCGTACTTGTTCACGGTTTTGGCGCCAATGCGATGTGGCAATACGGGGAACACATTCGGCACTTCATGGGGCACTTCAACGTGTACGTGCCAGACCTTGTGTTCTTCGGCGAGTCCTTCACGTCTCGACCTGAGAGGAGCGAGTCCTTTCAGGCGGAGTGCGTGGTGAAGATGATGGAGGCTCATGGGGTGCACAAAATGAGCTTGGTGGGGATCAGCTATGGTGGGTTTGTGGGGTACCGTGTGGCTGCTCACTTCCCTGAGGTGGTGGAGAagattgttctttgttgtgctGGGGTTTGCTTGGAGGAGGTTGACATGGAAAATGGCTTGTTCAGGGTTTCCAATTTGGATGAGGCTTCCAGCATTTTGTTGCCACAAACACCGGACAAGCTCAGGGAATTGATGAAGTTGTCCTTTGTCAGGCCTGCCAGGGGTGTGCCTACTTGGTTCCTTCAAGATTTCATTCAA GTGATGTGTACAGACTACATTGAACAGAAGAGAGAATTGCTTGAGGCAATACTGAAAGGTCGGCATCTTTCTGATCTTCCTAAGATCCAACAG CCTACTCTAATTTTGTGGGGAGAGCAAGATCAGATATTCCCTCTGGAGTTAGGACACAGATTAAAAAG GCATATAGGGGGAAATGCTCAAATGGCAGTCATCAAGAATGCAGGGCATGCAGTGAACCTAGAAAAGGCCAAAGAGTTTGGTATGCACTTGAAAGCATTCCTTATAGATTCTAATACTACAAAGTCATGTCCCACCTCACAGTTTTCTGCTGGGGGGaatattcatttttaa